The DNA window CCGGCCAGCTGATCACGCTTTCGATCGTTCAACGCCGCGCCGTCGAAGAACATGCGGTCGCCTGCGAGGAAGCGGCCAATCTGGCGGAACGCATCTCGCTTTTGCCGTACGACCAGCTGGAACAGACCGCCGCCTGGGAGTTGTCGGATACGGCCCGGCAGTTGCCGCATCCCCAGCTCAAGATCGAGCGCAGTCCAGAAGACGCCGCCCAGCGGATTCGCATTTTGATCCTTTGGCGGACCGATCGCCCCGAGCCGATGCACGAGTCACTGATGCTCTGGAGGAGCCGACCATGAATCGTCGCACTGGCTCTTCACTGATCGAAGTGCTGACCGCCGTAGCCTTGACGACGGTCCTGGCCGGTCTTTCTACCGCCGCCATTCACACCATCTATCGGGCAAATCAAACGATTGTCGCCGGTTCGGAACAGCGACAGCAGATCTCCCGTCTGGCCCGCCACCTGCGTCGGGACGCCCAGTTGGCCGTGGATTGCCAGGCTGCGGCGGACCAGCAAAGTCTGACCTTCACCCTGCCCGACGGCCGGAACATCCAGTACGAACACACATCGCGGGGCGTAAGGCGTTTTGTCCGCCTGCGGGAGAAAACCATCCATCGCGATGCGTTCGTCCTGCCGGGAAGCGAAACACAGTTCGCCCTGGTCACACTGGCGGAGCAACCAGCGTCGGATAGCAAGTCGCGCATGATCGCGCAAGTGATCCTGCAGTTTGCCGGCGATGAAAAGAACCCCCGGCGGCAACGCCGGATTGAAGCGGCCGTGTCCGCCAGGAGGCCCGAATGAACGTTCATCCGCCATCGCGCCGCGGCGCGATCCTCGCCCTGGCGCTGGCCGCCCTGCTGGTGGTGATGCTGGTCGGCGGCGCCATGTTACAATCCCTGGTGATGGACCTGCGGTCCGTACGCCAGACCCAGGACCAGTCCCAGGCGTACTGGCTGGCGCAAAGCGGCCTGGAGCGGGCCCGCGCTCGCCTGGCGCAGGAGCCCGACTTCCGCGAGGAAACCTGGTCGATTCCGTCGGACGTTTTCGGCGAGCCGCGCCAGGGACAAGTGGAAATCCGCGTGGAGCAGGACCAGGGCGGCGGGCCGCAGCGGATCCTGGTTACGGCCCGCTACGGGGGCCGCCTGGACACGGCCGCCAGGGCGTCGGTTGAAGCGGCGTTTTCCCTGCCAGTCGATGAGCCGCCGGGCCCGACATCGCCCCAGGAACAGGAGTGAGCATCATGTCCTTAAGCCGACGCCGACGGGCGGGATAC is part of the Lignipirellula cremea genome and encodes:
- a CDS encoding PulJ/GspJ family protein; translation: MNRRTGSSLIEVLTAVALTTVLAGLSTAAIHTIYRANQTIVAGSEQRQQISRLARHLRRDAQLAVDCQAAADQQSLTFTLPDGRNIQYEHTSRGVRRFVRLREKTIHRDAFVLPGSETQFALVTLAEQPASDSKSRMIAQVILQFAGDEKNPRRQRRIEAAVSARRPE
- a CDS encoding PilX N-terminal domain-containing pilus assembly protein, which produces MNVHPPSRRGAILALALAALLVVMLVGGAMLQSLVMDLRSVRQTQDQSQAYWLAQSGLERARARLAQEPDFREETWSIPSDVFGEPRQGQVEIRVEQDQGGGPQRILVTARYGGRLDTAARASVEAAFSLPVDEPPGPTSPQEQE